Within Parabacteroides pacaensis, the genomic segment TAGAAAACACGTTATCTGTTGTTATTTATGTTATGAGCAGCCATATCCATATGTTCATGACCTTTGTTCATAGCACTTTTTGCCTGTTCTGTTAAATACTCAGCTTTATCTTTGCCAGTATCCACTACATCTTTGATCTTTTGTTTTGCTTTGCCAGCA encodes:
- a CDS encoding YtxH domain-containing protein, with amino-acid sequence MKGLILGIAAGVAAGYYVRKMADEGKFDKVYGEAHEFAGKAKQKIKDVVDTGKDKAEYLTEQAKSAMNKGHEHMDMAAHNINNNR